TCTGTTTGAGCGCTTCAATTGCGGCTGTTGAATCAAGCAACTCACCACGACTGGTGTTGACGATCATCACGCCATCTTTCATCTTCTCAAATGCAGTCGCGTCTAATAGATGGTAATTCTCTTTACTCATCGGGCAGTGTAGAGAAATCACGTCAGACTCTTGATAAAGCTCATCCAGCTCTACGTATTTAGCGCCCAGCTCGGCGGCTAACGGATTTGGGTATGGGTCGTAGCATAGGATGTTCATGCCCAAACCTTTGAGAATGCGCATCGTCGCTAGGCCAATTTTACCTGAACCAATCACACCGACGGTTTTACCATAGAAGTTAAAGCCGACCAGCCCTTCAAGAGAGAAGTTCGCATCACGAGTACGTTGGTACGCCTTGTGCAGCTTACGGTTCAAGCACATCATCATGCCAACCGTGTGCTCTGCTACCGATTCTGGTGAATAAGCAGGAACGCGAACCACTTGTAGGCCAAACGCTTTGGCCGCGTCTAGGTCGACTTTATCAAAGCCCGCACATCGCATCGCAATCAGCTTAGTGCCGCCTTGTGCAAGAATTTTCAACACGTCTCGCGATAGGTCGTCGTTTACAAATGCACAAACGACCTCGTTGTCGTGCGCCATTTTCGCTGTGGTTGATGTGAGTCGAAAATCATGGAAATGAAACTCAGCGTTGAGTTCACCTTTCGCAAGATTGAATGATTTTTCGTCGTATGACTTTGAGCTAAAAAAAGCAATGTTAAGCATGGCTTCCTCTCTTACCTAAAAAATGAATACCCCAACTATTTTGATTTGATGTGGGGTTAAAGCTAACAACTCTGTTCAGTGTGCTAGAGTTTTATAACCTTGTCTATCAACATTAGTTATTGTAACTACTATGGTTATTTGGCTTTTATCATCACTTCTGAACACCGAAAATCACATTACGAAGTCGCTTGCTCATAAGTTCATCAATATGAATGAATCTTACTTTCGCGGGTTGAACCTCCTCTCTGGTTCTAACTGTTCTTTGAAGCTTGTGCTTCTGCGCTTTTATGTTTTTGTGCTTTTATGTAACTGGTGGCGGCCCAATGTTTACCAGTAGTTCTCACTACTGAATTGGCCGGGCTTTCTGCGTAAGTGCTTATCGAACCCTAAGCTGATTAACGTTTCACTTGTGTCGCGAACCATTTGCGGATTGCCGCAAAGGTAGAAGAAGCTATGGGTTTGATTGAAAGCGACAGACGCGGTTTGCTCAAGGTCGCCTCTAAGTAACAAGCTTGGGATTCGTCCGCGCAAAGTTCCGGTGACTGATTCTCTAGAAATAATTGGCACATATTTCAGTTTCCCCTGAAAGTGATTAACGAGTTGAGCGATACGATCTTGGTAAGTTAGATCTTGCTCCGTTCTTACCGCGTGAACCAGTATCAGGTTTTTGTACGAGGTCACTTTTTTTGAACTAGATCCATGCTGTTGCTGTATTTGCATGCTTTCAAGCATTGAGATAAATGGGCCCACTGCCGTTCCGGTTGAAAGCATCCATAGATCGTCGGCGATCTCTGGGATCTCATCTAATGTCATAAAACCGCTTGGGTCTTTACCGACAAAGATGTCATCGCCGACCTTTAATTTATGAAGCTGAGGAGAGAGCTGGCCGCTCTGATCCTTAATAATTAAAAACTCAAGATGTTGGTACCCTTGCTCATGCTCTGGCGCATTCACCATTGAGTACGCACGTCTGACGAACTCTCCTTCACTGTTAAGCAAGCCAAGCTTCGTGAATTGGCCTGCCTGATAGGGTGAGACGGGAGCACTGACTTGGAGTGAGAACAGTTTATCTGTCCATTCTGTCTTGTGTAAAACTTTACCAGTTACCAAACCATGGGGAATATCTGTCATATCATCACCTTTATTTAGATAAGCTATGTCATTAAGGATACTCAACTATCTTACTTTTTGGCGTTGCATGTGTCATGCCAATAATACGAATGCTTATCAATTGTAGGTTCGTGGTTGATATTAATTTTTCCATGTCAAAAAGACTGATGATTGAGTTGGTCTATATGACTCGAAGTGGTCTTTTGATAGGTTGTAAACGCGGATTTAAAGTCAGCTCTTACAAGGTCTGTGAAGTGGTTTGACCCCTGAAGTATTGCATTAATAACTACAGAGAATAATTTGCAGATGCGTATAATGGCGGCTTTCGATCTCAATATAGCTGTGTTTTATGCTTGATAATCTTCGTATGGTCTTGAACGTGATGTTCGTGACCATCAATACCGCAATGACTGCGTTTACTGTGAGTTTCTTTGGCCTCATCAAACTGATTCTTCCAATCTCTTTTGTTCAAAAATCATGTACTCGTTTAGCGAATTTTACATTTTGGTGCTGGGCTTCGCTCAACCTTTGGATGCTGAACGTGAATAATAACATCGAGTGGCAAGTGGAAGGTGGGAAAGATATCTCGACCAAGCAGTGGTACTTGATGATGTCGAACCATCTTAGTTGGGCGGATATTGTAATTTTGTCTTCTATCTTGAAAGACAAAATGCCGATGACGAAGTTTTTCCTTAAGCATGAACTTCTGTACGTGCCATTTGTCGGTTTGGCCTGTTGGGGCTTGGATATGCCATTCATGCGACGTCACTCGCGCGAGTTTTTGCTGCGTAACCCTGAGCGTCGTAATGATGATTTCGACGCGATTAACAAGGCATGTACTAAGTTCAAGCTAGCGCCGACAACATTGGTTAATTTTGTGGAAGGAACGCGTGCTAACCACGATAAACTGGCGACAGCGAAAACACCGTATCGACACCTACTCAAACCGAAAACCGGTGGTGTGGCGTTTGCTCTTTCGGCAATGGGCCCAATCTTAGATGGTATCGTGGATGTCACGTTGGCTTACCCAGAAAACCAAATCTCTCCGTTTGAAGATATGCTGAAAGGCAAAATGACCAAGGTGGTGGTGCGTATTAAACTGCACCCAATGGATGAGAACGTAAACGGCAATTACTTTGAAGATAAAGCGTTTAAACGTCGCTTTCACAGTTGGTTGAACAACGCGTGGAAAGAGAAAGACGCCTATCTTGATACAATTTATGGGGTTGATATGCCCCGTGAGGTTGAAACGGTGGATGGACCTGATGCGGTTTATAAGCAACAAGAGCAGTAAGCTCAAACCAAATCGATAGCATCAAAAAAGCCGATCGTTCATTGAACGATCGGCTTTTTTATTGATCAGGCTCTATCAGAGGTAAGCGATAAAGTTAGTGCTTACTACAGTTGAATCGTTTGGTAAGCATCGATGATGTGTTTAACTGCACTAGGCTTACCTTGCTTCTCTTGGCCTTGATGGATGCGTAGGTAGTGCAGCAATGTTTTGGCTTTGTACTGCTGAGATACTTTCATCTGAGTTTCACAACTCGGTGTCCAGATCTTGTCACCCACGTTTGATATTTCGCTCACTGCTCGGTTCTTTTCAGCTTTGCCGGAGTTATTGCTGACCAATAAAATCTCGTAGTAACGGCGGTTCTCTTCAATTAATACTTCGTCAATCAAACTGAACTTGAGTGTTTTTAAATGGCTTCTTAGCTCAAATTGTTGATGCACAGGGCACAGCAAGAAATCGATCGCTTTGTCTGGGTGTTGACGGTGAATATCATCGACTAGTTTCTGAGTCAGATCGCCACCCACACCCGCTATGATGACCAAATGTCTGCCAGTGTGCTTATCCAGTGGAATAGCTGCGACATCTAAACAATAGACTTTCCATTGACTCTGCTTGTGTTGCTCAACGTTGTTATCTTGAGGAAAGTAACGCGTAAGTTTACCTTCCAGCTCACTCATCAGAGACGGGACAATATCGACAAAGTGAATCTGAGGAGCTTTGTTATCCGATAACAATTGAACACCCAAGAAGCCATGATCACAGCAACAATCCCAAATGTGTTGGTAGTCATTACTGACAAGAGAGCGGAGAGTTTGTAGTCGGTTGCTGAGCTTCATAAGTTTGTGTCGTTAGAAAGTGATAGGGCGTTGTCGTATCGAAAGCGCATTGTAATGACTTTATACAAAAACAAAAGCACCTAGGGTATGAATCCTAGGCGCTTTGTTGTTGTCAGTATCGTATGAATCGTTTTGATACGAGTGCGTTAGCGTATACCTATGAGGCTTTGGCGACAGCCTTGATATGGCCTTCCACTCGATTCTTACCAAGCTGTTTCGCAATAAGCTTCGCTTGTTCCGCAAGTGCCAAAGCCGAATCTCGTTCTCCTTCTATCTGTGAGAATCCGATGCTGACTCCTAGTGATAATGTGATGTTTGGTGTCACAATCGCTTTCTCTGCGACGCCAATTCGACATTGTTCTAACTGGAGTTTAGCGTCCTTGGCATCATTAGCTTGGAACAATATGGCGAATTCTTTCCCCCCTATACGAGCAAGACAAAGCCCTTTTGGCATAGGAAAATAAGAGTGTATTGCTTCTGCCGTCAGCTTGATCATCTTGTCGCCAACCGCTTCACCGTATGCTCGGTTTACGTGGTCAAAGTTGTCGATATCAAGCAGAGCAACATAGGTACCGGGCTCGCTTGCGTAACTCTCGATCGCAATGTTGAAACTGCTTCTGTTGTCTAGCTGTGTCATCAAGTCTTTGCTGTTCAGTTGCTGCTGAAGTAGCAAGTTAGATAACGAGACCTCAGCGTAATCTCTGATCATTCTCAGAATGCTCTGGCTGATTGGTAAGTTAACGTTTACGTAGATCACCGCGATCAATTGTTTACGAGAGTACAGAGGAATGCAGTAATGGCGTTGGTGTATTTTTAGTTTACACGCCAATGGATCGGCGTATTTTCCAGATCTGTAAGCTATGGTGTCTGGCGAAAAACGCTCGGCGAGGGAGTCATCACAATGTACTGTTGATTTGTTTCCGTGATAGTCGATGGTACTGAATGAGTGATTTTCAGGCTGATACAGACAGAATTGGATGCCTTTGTGGTGCGTAAAGCCATCAAATATGGACTTTAGTTCACGCTTGAAGCTCGCTAGCTCATCAACCTTGTTGAGTCGTGAAAGTGAAATGTTTAGTTGATAAGTGAGATAGTGGGCTCCAATCCATAATAGAAGCATTGAGCCAAGTACGATGCCTGTCAGCGTAAATTGATGGGAGCTTGTGAGAATATCGCGGCGATCAGTGCTCGCAATGAATACCCAATTTAAGCGGTTGTTCGCATCAAATTCCGATATCTTGAAGCTGTCTTGATAGTAGTATTCACTCTGACCGTTGGTTTCACCTTGTGAAAGTTGGTGGCTTATGCCCGCGTGGTAGCTGGTAGACTTGGAGCCTATGCGTTTAGGATCGGGATGGAATACCAATCTTTCAGTTGCTCGATCGACAATGGATACATAGCCGTTGTTTAGTGTTTTAAGATCACTCAACTCTTGTGTGGTGTGCAATAGGTCAAATTCAATCCATATTTCTTCGTTCAATCTTTCCGCTGTGTGTTTGACAGCGAAAACCCAACGACCATCAGCCTTTTGATAAACCGAAGAGAGGTAAAATTCCTCAACGACACTGTCTATTGAACGCCACTGTATCGCTGCGATTCGTTCATTCGAAAGAGGAAGGCCTCGAGCGGAAATATAACGCTTAGATTGAGGTCGATATCGAATGATATCGGAGAAATTTGGTGTGCTTTTTAGAATATTGTCACTGAGTTCGCGAAATTTTTTGTCATCAATGCTAGTAATTTTAGGTAAGGCTAAGCTGGCTTCTAGGAGGTAGAGCTTGCCAAACACCGCTTCGATGTTAGAGCGAATGGTGGAGTTGGCGATTCGAATATTTGATGATGATTGATTAGCTGCAGTTTTCTCAACTTTTTCCAATTGAACGACTGCAAGGTAAAACATGACTCCAGTTAACAAGAGTATGTATGGTTTGAAAAGCCGAATAAGTGTTTTAGGTAAAGCCATGATATCCAAAGACGTTATAGATTCATTTTTATAGTACGGCCATACTAAACAGTTTTCAAAATCACATCAATGCAAATGATTCCATATAAATAAAAGGGTTTTGTGATATTCAACCTAAAAAAACCAGTGTTCAATACGACTGGCTTTTTAGGTTTTCGATATTTTACTAAGCTGGATTCGTCTTTTTGGCGAATAGTGCAAAATAGCCATTGAAGTTGGAGAGAGTAGCATTTCACCTTCTGCATGACCTGGTTTTACATTTCGTAAGTTGGTATCACAGATAGTGACCCAGTTTTGTTTACGGTCGCTAGGTAATGAAAAACGAGCTGGAGCATTGGTTTGGTTGATTAGATAAATCAACTCGTCACCATCTTTGCCAATGCCTAAGTGCAGTGCAACCGAGCTTAAACGGTTCCAATCATCATGTCCCATTAAAGTGCCATCAACACGGCTCCAGAAGATGCGATTAGAGTTACGTTTTTCACCACTGAATGCTTTAATAAATGGCACCATGTATTGTTGACGAGCAGAGATCATTTCCGATAGCCAAGTCTTGAAATACGTCTTGCGCTCAGAGTCTTCCCAATTTAGCCAGCTTGTCACACCATCTTGACAGTAGGCGTTGTTGTTACCCTTTTGAGTATGGGATAAGACGTCTGCTGTCAGGATATGCGGGATACCAAAGGCAAACAGCAGGCTCGCCATGAAGTTGCGTTTCTGCTTTTCACGCGTCGCGATAACTAACAGATTTTCAGTTTCGCCCTCAACACCGTAGTTTTCAGAGCGGTTGTCACCGTGTCCATCGCGGTTATTCTCACCATTTTCTTCATTGTGCTTATGCTTGTAAGAGACAAGATCTTGCATGGTGAAGCCATCATGGTAAGTGATGTAGTTGACCGTTAATCTGTGTGGCCAATGCGCTGCACTGTAGATGTCACGCGATCCCATCAAGCGCGTTGCAAACTCTTTTAAGTAACCTTGGTCACCCCGCCAGAAGCTGCGTGTGATGTCTCTGAGCTTGTCGTTGCACTCATTCCAACCCATCGGAAAATTACCAACTTGGTAGCCATTGGGGCCGATATCCCACGGTTCTGCGATTAATTTTGTCTCTTTGAGTACCGGATCTTGAGCGACAGCTTTAAAGAAAGCAGCCTCAGGGTTGTAGTTGTCACCTTCGCGTCCCAGTGTTGCTGCCAAATCAAAACGAAAGCCGTCAACTTGGAACTCACTTACCCAATAGCGAAGCGTATCCATCACTAAGTTCAAGGCTGGTTGGTGAGTGAGATCAACCGTATTGCCACAACCAGTGAAGTTCGCATAATGGCTGCCATGTTTGATGTAGTAGCGGCTATCTAGCGCTTTTAGGTTGAAGGTGGCACCGCCTTCTCCGCCTTCAGCCGTGTGGTTGTATACAACGTCTAGAATAACTTCGATGCCATTGCGGTGCAGCTCACGAATCGCAGTCTTTAGTTCAGAGACTGCGTCTTTTTCTGCGTAGCGAGGGTCTGGCACCATGAACAAATAAGGGTTGTAACCCCAATAGTTCACCTTATCCATATCTAATAGGTGTGGTTCATGCATACACGCCGCAATAGGTAAAAGTTGCAACGAGTTGATGTTTTGCTGTTTGTAGAACGTAAGCATTTCAGGGCTAACTAATCCCAAATAACGACCTTTGGTGTTGGCTTCGACTTCTGGGTGAAGCTGAGATAAGCCTTTTACATGAGTTTCAAAAAGAATGGTCTCTTCGCGTGCAATACGAGGTTTTTCTACGTCTTGCCAATCGAAGGCGTCATCGACAACAACGCATTTCGCCATCGCAAAGCTTTTCTCATTGGTATAGGGCGTTGCGTAATGAAGGGGTTCGCTGATTGCTTTGGCGTACGGGTCTGAAAGTAGGATAGGGCCATCTTCAGTTTCAGCGACAAAACCGTATTTTTGTCCCGCTTTGATCCCGTCAATAAATACATATCGAATATCAGCGTATTCATATTCCAATCTATAAGTGGTGAATTCATCGCTCTCGTCAAAAAGCGCGAGCGAGATGGATTGACAGTCAGGAGAATAAATAGAGAAGTTGCAGCCAGTGTTACCTAGCGTTGCGCC
This genomic window from Vibrio toranzoniae contains:
- a CDS encoding tRNA (adenine(22)-N(1))-methyltransferase, whose protein sequence is MKLSNRLQTLRSLVSNDYQHIWDCCCDHGFLGVQLLSDNKAPQIHFVDIVPSLMSELEGKLTRYFPQDNNVEQHKQSQWKVYCLDVAAIPLDKHTGRHLVIIAGVGGDLTQKLVDDIHRQHPDKAIDFLLCPVHQQFELRSHLKTLKFSLIDEVLIEENRRYYEILLVSNNSGKAEKNRAVSEISNVGDKIWTPSCETQMKVSQQYKAKTLLHYLRIHQGQEKQGKPSAVKHIIDAYQTIQL
- the glgX gene encoding glycogen debranching protein GlgX, with translation MTRTLARPYPLGATLGNTGCNFSIYSPDCQSISLALFDESDEFTTYRLEYEYADIRYVFIDGIKAGQKYGFVAETEDGPILLSDPYAKAISEPLHYATPYTNEKSFAMAKCVVVDDAFDWQDVEKPRIAREETILFETHVKGLSQLHPEVEANTKGRYLGLVSPEMLTFYKQQNINSLQLLPIAACMHEPHLLDMDKVNYWGYNPYLFMVPDPRYAEKDAVSELKTAIRELHRNGIEVILDVVYNHTAEGGEGGATFNLKALDSRYYIKHGSHYANFTGCGNTVDLTHQPALNLVMDTLRYWVSEFQVDGFRFDLAATLGREGDNYNPEAAFFKAVAQDPVLKETKLIAEPWDIGPNGYQVGNFPMGWNECNDKLRDITRSFWRGDQGYLKEFATRLMGSRDIYSAAHWPHRLTVNYITYHDGFTMQDLVSYKHKHNEENGENNRDGHGDNRSENYGVEGETENLLVIATREKQKRNFMASLLFAFGIPHILTADVLSHTQKGNNNAYCQDGVTSWLNWEDSERKTYFKTWLSEMISARQQYMVPFIKAFSGEKRNSNRIFWSRVDGTLMGHDDWNRLSSVALHLGIGKDGDELIYLINQTNAPARFSLPSDRKQNWVTICDTNLRNVKPGHAEGEMLLSPTSMAILHYSPKRRIQLSKISKT
- a CDS encoding 2-hydroxyacid dehydrogenase; translated protein: MLNIAFFSSKSYDEKSFNLAKGELNAEFHFHDFRLTSTTAKMAHDNEVVCAFVNDDLSRDVLKILAQGGTKLIAMRCAGFDKVDLDAAKAFGLQVVRVPAYSPESVAEHTVGMMMCLNRKLHKAYQRTRDANFSLEGLVGFNFYGKTVGVIGSGKIGLATMRILKGLGMNILCYDPYPNPLAAELGAKYVELDELYQESDVISLHCPMSKENYHLLDATAFEKMKDGVMIVNTSRGELLDSTAAIEALKQSKIGALGLDVYDNEKELFFQDKSNDVIVDDVFRRLSACHNVLFTGHQAFLTKDALFNIANTTLTSVDAFFAGNTSGNELV
- a CDS encoding sensor domain-containing diguanylate cyclase, with the translated sequence MFYLAVVQLEKVEKTAANQSSSNIRIANSTIRSNIEAVFGKLYLLEASLALPKITSIDDKKFRELSDNILKSTPNFSDIIRYRPQSKRYISARGLPLSNERIAAIQWRSIDSVVEEFYLSSVYQKADGRWVFAVKHTAERLNEEIWIEFDLLHTTQELSDLKTLNNGYVSIVDRATERLVFHPDPKRIGSKSTSYHAGISHQLSQGETNGQSEYYYQDSFKISEFDANNRLNWVFIASTDRRDILTSSHQFTLTGIVLGSMLLLWIGAHYLTYQLNISLSRLNKVDELASFKRELKSIFDGFTHHKGIQFCLYQPENHSFSTIDYHGNKSTVHCDDSLAERFSPDTIAYRSGKYADPLACKLKIHQRHYCIPLYSRKQLIAVIYVNVNLPISQSILRMIRDYAEVSLSNLLLQQQLNSKDLMTQLDNRSSFNIAIESYASEPGTYVALLDIDNFDHVNRAYGEAVGDKMIKLTAEAIHSYFPMPKGLCLARIGGKEFAILFQANDAKDAKLQLEQCRIGVAEKAIVTPNITLSLGVSIGFSQIEGERDSALALAEQAKLIAKQLGKNRVEGHIKAVAKAS
- a CDS encoding acyltransferase; this translates as MLDNLRMVLNVMFVTINTAMTAFTVSFFGLIKLILPISFVQKSCTRLANFTFWCWASLNLWMLNVNNNIEWQVEGGKDISTKQWYLMMSNHLSWADIVILSSILKDKMPMTKFFLKHELLYVPFVGLACWGLDMPFMRRHSREFLLRNPERRNDDFDAINKACTKFKLAPTTLVNFVEGTRANHDKLATAKTPYRHLLKPKTGGVAFALSAMGPILDGIVDVTLAYPENQISPFEDMLKGKMTKVVVRIKLHPMDENVNGNYFEDKAFKRRFHSWLNNAWKEKDAYLDTIYGVDMPREVETVDGPDAVYKQQEQ
- a CDS encoding ferredoxin--NADP reductase — protein: MTDIPHGLVTGKVLHKTEWTDKLFSLQVSAPVSPYQAGQFTKLGLLNSEGEFVRRAYSMVNAPEHEQGYQHLEFLIIKDQSGQLSPQLHKLKVGDDIFVGKDPSGFMTLDEIPEIADDLWMLSTGTAVGPFISMLESMQIQQQHGSSSKKVTSYKNLILVHAVRTEQDLTYQDRIAQLVNHFQGKLKYVPIISRESVTGTLRGRIPSLLLRGDLEQTASVAFNQTHSFFYLCGNPQMVRDTSETLISLGFDKHLRRKPGQFSSENYW